From the genome of Thermus islandicus DSM 21543:
CGTAAGTCCGGTCCTTCACGCAGAGAGCCGCAAACTAGCTCCTAGGGATTTCCACCACGGGAAGGGCCAGGCCCATGCCATAAGGGGTCTTAGCGCCTACCCCACTGAAGAAGGCCAAGGTATGCAGGCGCCCTAGGGCTTCTTGGGCCTCGAGGCTCTCGCTCCAAAGCCTGAGGGTCACCTCCCCGGTGAAGCCGGGGAAAAAGCCCTTACCTGCCTGGACCCGCCGAAAGCGCAGGTTACGGAAGCCCGCGACCTCGATATCCAGGGCAAAGAGCTCCCGCAAGGCCGCTTCTACCCGGGGGTTATAGGGAAAGGGGCTGTGGGCCTGCCACTTGTCCAGAAGCGAGCCCACGATGAGCCGGGGATCGGGCAGAGGGGTGTAGCGGGTACGCCCGCCCGGCTTTGAGGTAGCGAAGACGGTGGGGGTGAGGAAACGCAGGGTGGCCCTTTCCCGCCTCGGGGCTTTTTTTAGTTCTTCCCAGGAAGCAGCTCCGGCGAGGGGATGTCCCTCGCCTGTGGCCAGGACCCGCGCCAGCCGG
Proteins encoded in this window:
- the cas6 gene encoding CRISPR-associated endoribonuclease Cas6 codes for the protein MPQAVVLELIGEKPPLYPAKYAHGLFFTLLSRIDPLLAEKLHMAPRKPFTLAPLSERRGVLLLRLTTLDDGLFAPFLRVLLEMAPEGFPLGDTPYRLARVLATGEGHPLAGAASWEELKKAPRRERATLRFLTPTVFATSKPGGRTRYTPLPDPRLIVGSLLDKWQAHSPFPYNPRVEAALRELFALDIEVAGFRNLRFRRVQAGKGFFPGFTGEVTLRLWSESLEAQEALGRLHTLAFFSGVGAKTPYGMGLALPVVEIPRS